ACCCAACTGTGTTGCTATATGGCTGGCAATACACCCTAAATGAAATCCTAGCTGGCATGTTCTCTCAGACAGCTGCAGTGCACCAAATTTATCTACATTATTGTTCACCAACTCCTACAACATTTCAGCAATGCCACCTGACTGGTTTGCAGGCAGCAGATATTTGGTTTACTTTGATATTAGTTGTAGACCGTTTACATTTTAAGACGTTGATAATGTGTCTATTACTGTGACTCCAGCTGGCATGGACGCCATTAAATGAAAAGACCAGGAATCACACTGATCACCACCGTTGTTTTCTGATAGTGAACCGTATTCAACATTCGGAGAACATGCCAGATTCGATTTTGTTTGGAGTATACTGAAAACACTTCTGCGACTATCAGCTCCAGAGCTAGTCTGTTGGTGTGTCTCAGCGCCGGTGACGACTATGTCCTGAGTGCCCACTACTGCTGTGGTGTTTGCTTTTGTGGctacgctctctctctctgtccctgtcGTAAGACCGAGACCTCTCCCTGTCCCTCCTGTCTCCTCGGTGACTGCCTCCTCGCtcgtgtttgtgtttctttgaaGAGAGGTCGAAGGAGCTGCGGTCTCTGTCCCTCTCCCGCTCTCTGTCCCGGTCCCTATCCACTTTGACCGGAGTGCGGGACCTCGACCGAGAGCGCGAACGCTTCCTCTTGTGGCCAGATCCTCCACCTCCACTGTTGCTGTGGCGGTTGCTGGGCTTGGAGTCGCTGTTGCTGTGGTGGCTGGTCTTAGACTTGAGGTGGGGAAGGAGGGGCGAAGGTGGATGTCGCCGAGGTGATGGGCTGCGACTGTGAGAGCGAGAACGTGAGCGAGAACTGTAGGTCCCTGAGCAACTGCGTCTGCTGTTGTAActgtggaaaaagaagaaaaatgaagatgAGTTTAGCAAAATTACCTCTTAACACAGCCAACTAAGAAATGTCTGAACATGGAAGTGAGCTTACTGTCTGCGAGGGGAACGGGATCTAGACCGCGAACGTGTTCTTGAACGAGATCGACTTCCACTTCTACTGTTCCTCCCAATCTTCACCTCTTTCCTCAACCTGATAGGAAAAAAGGATTGAGAGTATGAacattttagaaacaaaaagaaaagtattaAGGAAAACGAGAATGACAATCATTAAATTGTCCTCACAATAAAATAGTGTTTGCTTCTTACCCGTTATGTGGACTCTTGGTGACCTGAGTCCGGTTGTCTGGCTCCTTCTTGATTTGTTTGAGGGTCTGGGGGTTAGGGGACTTCTCCTCCACCTTGACCACATTTGGGGATGAAGGTTTGGATGCAGGCGAGAAGCCACCCAGTGTGGACAGTGCAGGGGTACCATCAGGGTTCAGGCCTTTAGCCTTCAGCTTAGCCTCCGCTAAAAacaccttcctcctctccacctccttctcaAGCTGGTCATAGTTAGGCTGAGGAAGAAAAAGCAGTCAGCTCACCCACAGACTACACAGAGTATAGTAAAACTGTATAATATGGTATAAATAAGTAATATGGAATGAACAAAAACTAGCATTGGTGATGGAACTGAGCCACTGAAATTGGGGGGGAGGTGTTGAGTGTTACCTTCTTCCTGGTGTAGAGTCTAAGGGTGGTGATGCAGATGTCTTTAATCTCATCTTCACTGGCTCCAAACAGCAGGTACCAGTGAGGTCTGGAGGGCAGGGGTATCTGGGAAATCATAAAAGTCAAGACTTTTAGGTGCTGTACTGCAGAGCTTTAgatgttttaatttgatattcggtgtttaaaaaaaaaaaaaaaaaaaaagaccatgaAGTATATGCACCGATCAGACAGAACACTAAAACCACTGACAAAGTGAATATCACTGATTATGTCGTTACAATGGCACCTGTCAAGGGGTGGGATATATTATACAGCAAGTGAACAGTCAGTTCTTGGAGTTGATGTGCTGGAAGAAGGAAAAATGGGCAAAACCAAGTATCTAAGTGACTATGACATGGGCCAAATTGTGATGGCAAGACGACTGGGTCAGGGCATCTCCAAAACAGCAGGTCTTGTAAGGTCTTCCCGGTATGCAGTGGTCAGTAACGTCTAAAAGTTACAGAAAGACAATTGGTGAACCAGCAACAGGGTCATGGGTGCCCAAAGCTCACTGATGTGTGTGGGGAGGGAAGGTTAGCCCGTCTGGTCCAAGCCAACAGTGCCTACTGAAAAGGTTAATGTTGGCTATGAAAGACAGGTGTCAGAACACACGGTCCATCACAGCTTGCTGCGTAGCCACAGACAGGACAGACTGCCCATGCTGAACCCTACATACCACCAAAAGCACCTACAATGGGTATGTGAGCATCAGAACTAGGCCATGGAGCAATGCGAGAAGGTGGCCTGGTGTGATGAAACACGTTCTTAGATCATGTGGACGGCCGTGTGTGTCGTTTACCTGGGGAAGAGATGGCACCAGGATGCACAATGGGAAGAAGGCAAGTTGGTGGAGGCAGTGCGATATTCTGATCGATGTTCTGCTGAAACCTTGGGTCCTggcattcatgtggatgttacttTGACTAACCACCTACTTCAACCTTGTTGCAGATGAAGTACACCCCTTCATGGCAACAGCATAACCTGATGGCAGTGGCTTCTTTCAGCAGGATAATGCCCCCTGCCACACTATAAAAATTCTTCAGGAATGGTTTGAGGAACATTGCAAAGAGTTCAAGGTGTTGCCTTGGCCTCTAAATTCTCTAGATCTCAATCCGATCGAGCATCTGTGGGatgtgctggaaaaacaagtcCCATCCATGGAGGTCCCAAGGGGACCTACACAATATTAGgcaggtggttttaatgttgtggctgatcGGTGTACACCCCATCATCTCCATCTCAAAACAGGGCAAAAGCACATGAAACCTTAAGTTAGAAAAAGAAGCATTTCCTCTCACCTGCAGAGCTCGGGCAGCGAGGTATATGCAGGCACAGGCGATAGTCTCAGCTTGGAACCTCACAAACACGTTTGTCCTCAGAGTGTCATTCATGTAGTTcctttaaagacaaaaacacaaacgaAAACATAGCATCTTCTCTACACAAAGCCACCTCTCACCCTGATCCACACCTTTTAAGTCATTTCACAGCTCTAAGTATGAATTATTACTGCAGGTCAATAACCTGCAACATTTAGCAACTATAGTACTCACTCCTTATCAGGGctttatattttttccattttctgatAAAGACTAAAAACATTTGTGGATGATTACTTCTACACTTAACTGTGATTGGTCACTGATATACTGGAGATTATGTTACCATTTGCTGGATTTGACCATTTGAGGCACTGAAgaaattttaaatttaactttaGCCCTGATAGCTACACAGACTACAACTATACATTTTTCAGTTACACAGTGCTGAAGTGAGATATGCATTTTGGTGTCAAGTTTAACTTTGTCCATTCTCTCTGGGGCATCCATGGGAGTGCTGTATGTCACAGGTCAAGCATGAAGACACAAATGGGAAATATAATCTACTGAAGGCCTGCCAAGACCATCTTACCATAATACAATCAGGAAGTCACTATATTAAGACTAATAATGATTGAGACAATGACACATGCCTTACAAAGTGGGGAACATGCAGGCATACAGATGTACAAAATTCATCTAGAATGCAGTTGCCACTTTCAGATTGTTAGATCTGAGGGAACAGGGAGGCGCAGCATGTATGGTGGCATGCACAACAGATAGTTTGTCAGTGGCAGGTTGATGTAAGCACATGATGCAACACTTCCCACTTAATATATGCCTTCCAGCCTTGCATTTAAACAGACCCCCATAAGACCACTGATTCTATTTGTCTGCTAGCCCATTCCACTATGCAGCATTGTAAGATTTATCTAAAGGACATTAGGTGGCAAGCTTTGCCTTACTACTTAAGCCAAGTGCACTACAACACAGATTATGTGTCAGTGGGTCGTCTAGGACAATGGATAAATTAGATTAGCCATTGGGAGAGCATTAGCAAAGTCAGAATGACCAGGATGTGACTCAGACAAGTACAGGGTGATGTGAGCATCTATGTCCTTAGGAGACATAGAAgtcataaagacaaaaaaaacatgtgaacagAAACACGATGGTAAAACCCCCTGACTAACTAACCTGACACCCATCAAAAACTACAACCAggcaaacatacaaaaaaaagaaaaaaaaaaaatcacagcagtTTCCTCTCTCCAATGGCAACACTTTCCATATGGATACACTCTATGTATCAATTTCCACTCACTCAACTAATTATTTCTAATCGCTTGACTCGAGATTAAGTGCAGATAACTGTTGAAAACCTGCCAAACAGGGATTACTTCCAGTCTAACCTGCCTTCGACAAACAACCTATCCTGCACTTTGGCAGGTCAGTGTCAAACTGTAAAGCCAACGCTACTATAGATAACACATGGCCGTTGGATTCTGACTGCTGCGTGGGCGAGACAGGTCCTTGGAGGCAAAACCTGAGAACTGGATCAGCCTGTAAGACAGACACATGTCTGGACACCACGTCAGTTGGGGACAGGACATAGTATACTActgtaactttttaaaaaataaggcaGGTTAACTGGTCAAAAACGTTATTCTGTTCTGGCAAAGTTTACTTCAATGCTAGATGCAAGTAAACTAGCAAAAagtcagaatataaatacatctaCTTGGCAAAAATAGGTATTACAATTGAAACCTTGGTAGCAAGaccaaaaaatacaaatccTTTTGGACACCCAAGAGAAAACAAGACGATGTTGGCTGTTGGGAAAGGCCCGCCCGCCCCCTTCAGTGAATCTTGGCATTGGGATTGGCTGTCTGGAGAGGGGCAGCCAGCCAATAGGGGGAGCTTCCTGAGGTCATGTGGTTGAAGGAGGCAGAGTTCAGAGGTTCTTTATGTGACTTACCAGCATGGACTACCCTTTAATCAAAGAGTAGAGAGAAAGGACAAAGTTAAACCAAGTTCCCTGGGCACCGCAAACCAAAAAGACTTTACAACAAAGCCATGTAAGGGCAGACAAGAGAGTGAGACACGTAACAGGTTTGCAATAATACAAATTGCTCCATCAGAAAAAGAGGTGGAAGGGTTAAAATGGAGTGAGGGAATGTCGCAGTCAGACCTGGGCAAAATAGTTGTTGAATGCCTTTCAAAGTTGTGCTTAAAAACACAAGGGGCACTACATCACTTATCTGACAGGTGTTGTTTCCACATATGGATCTGTTCCAAGTTCCTAGCAGATTAATCAAGTGCTCTTCAGGTAATTCAACCATTTGAAACTAGTTCAACTTTATCTTTAGCCCAGGTCTGGTGGCACTTCTTGCAGATATGACACAGGTTGCTGCTGTGGGGGATGGTCAGTGGAACACGAGGAAGAAACTTACCAGGCCGTCTGGACCAGTGTTTGGTTCTTTTCACATTCCAGGACTTGAAGGTACATGACGATAATCTGGAATGATAAAATGGTTGCAtgttacaaaacacacaaatgactCCAGGTGTGCCATTGTTCAAGCTGAAGCCTGTTCTGAGAAGTGAGAATAGCGGAAGTGAGAGATGCCTGTTCTGAGAACTGAGAAAAGCGGCTTCCTGTGTTGTTGTATCTGCACAGAGGAGCAAACCTGCAGCTACACTGCACTACAGAGTCGAAGCATAAATGCTTAGTAATAAAAACTTCAACATAAACTCACCTTGTGGGGATGCTTGACATGCACACAGAAGCCCAGCTCCTTCAGGACCCGCCGTTCCGCTTTGATGACTTGGTTTTTGGTGTTAATGTAGTTCTGATCAAGTATCAATGAACTTGGAGTCCTATTTTATAAAggaatcaaaataaaataatgtttccCCCCTTGcgaaatgaaagtaaaaaaacaaaacaaaaaacaaacaaaaacaaagtgccCTTCTGATTTCTTgtactcttttcttttttcccgtTTCAACCAACTCAAAGCAACAGGTTTAACTGTTAACATGCCTGACAGTCTGCTGgggtttgtggactcctgtggTTCCAGTGGAAGCTTATGGGATCTGCAGACAGCCCTCAACCTCAATCACCCTGTATCACAGCTTTCACAGAAATAAACTCGTTCGTTGACCACATCACTGCTTCAACATGCAGACGCTATTCTACAGCCTTCAATCAAACCTGAACTACAAACTCAAATGGCATGCAAAGCTTTTACAAGGAGCCATCTAAGATCAATCTGACTTATTACAATGTCAAGGTCAGAATACAAAACACACTAGTTGTGTACAGCGAGTACGCTGAAACAAATACAAGCAGAACAGTTAACCAAATGACAACTACTTCTACCTCAACAGCAAATGCTACAAAACAAACCCACAAAACATTGTGTTTCAACAGAGTGGGAGATCATTTAACTTGCCACTGTTATAAAAATCTAGCAATTGTATTTATGTAACAAATATCCAAAACCCATCAGGGTGGAATCATGATAATATTGATACAATTTGGGTTAGATAAATTTTGATTCATAAGCCTCTTCACAGG
This is a stretch of genomic DNA from Thunnus albacares chromosome 6, fThuAlb1.1, whole genome shotgun sequence. It encodes these proteins:
- the ccnl1a gene encoding cyclin-L1a; amino-acid sequence: MAAGPLSVSSNASTNNDGILIGDKVYSEVYLTIDNSLIPEERLSPTPSMLDGLDLSTETDLRILGCELIQSAGILLRLPQVAMATGQVLFHRFFYSKSFVKHSFEIVAMACINLASKIEEAPRRIRDVINVFHHLRQIRGKKTPSSLILDQNYINTKNQVIKAERRVLKELGFCVHVKHPHKIIVMYLQVLECEKNQTLVQTAWNYMNDTLRTNVFVRFQAETIACACIYLAARALQIPLPSRPHWYLLFGASEDEIKDICITTLRLYTRKKPNYDQLEKEVERRKVFLAEAKLKAKGLNPDGTPALSTLGGFSPASKPSSPNVVKVEEKSPNPQTLKQIKKEPDNRTQVTKSPHNGLRKEVKIGRNSRSGSRSRSRTRSRSRSRSPRRHYNSRRSCSGTYSSRSRSRSHSRSPSPRRHPPSPLLPHLKSKTSHHSNSDSKPSNRHSNSGGGGSGHKRKRSRSRSRSRTPVKVDRDRDRERERDRDRSSFDLSSKKHKHERGGSHRGDRRDRERSRSYDRDRERERSHKSKHHSSSGHSGHSRHRR